One part of the Anaerolineales bacterium genome encodes these proteins:
- a CDS encoding glycosyltransferase family 4 protein — MKRIGIIPKVSGVGGMVSFQAKLIHGLAARNIQHSFELDGALDSLLVIGGTRHFGALRQARQRNIPVVQRLDGINWLHRRMRTGPLHWLRAERGNRVLAHIRGRLATRIVYQSRFVQEWWQRQYGAGPDFRIIHNGVDLATFTPQGEEAPPTSHLRILVVEGSLRGGYELGLESAIGLVRTLEREHQLDIELVVAGMVSEVQRMRYAGRTQRPIQWVGVLPNDKIPALNRSAHLLYSTDINAACPNSVIEALACGLPVLAYDTGALSELVPPAAGRLVAYGGDPWQLDAPDAPALAVAAAEMLTAQDAQQAALRLAARAHAEAHLGLEQMVDAYLEALRG; from the coding sequence GTGAAACGCATTGGCATCATCCCCAAAGTCTCCGGTGTGGGCGGCATGGTTTCCTTCCAGGCCAAGCTTATACATGGTCTGGCCGCCCGCAACATTCAGCACAGTTTTGAGCTTGACGGCGCGCTGGACAGCCTGCTGGTCATCGGCGGCACGCGCCACTTTGGCGCGTTGCGCCAGGCGCGCCAGCGCAATATCCCGGTCGTGCAACGGCTGGATGGCATCAACTGGCTGCATCGCCGCATGCGCACCGGCCCGCTGCACTGGCTGCGGGCCGAGCGCGGCAACCGGGTGCTGGCCCATATTCGTGGCCGGCTGGCCACCCGGATCGTCTACCAGAGCCGCTTTGTGCAGGAGTGGTGGCAGCGCCAATATGGTGCGGGGCCAGATTTCCGCATCATTCACAATGGCGTTGACCTGGCCACGTTCACACCCCAAGGCGAAGAAGCTCCGCCAACCAGCCACTTGCGTATCCTGGTGGTGGAGGGCAGCCTGCGCGGCGGCTACGAGCTGGGTCTTGAAAGCGCCATCGGCCTGGTTCGTACACTGGAACGCGAGCACCAGCTGGACATAGAGCTGGTCGTGGCCGGCATGGTGAGCGAGGTGCAGCGCATGCGCTACGCAGGCCGCACCCAACGCCCCATCCAATGGGTTGGCGTACTGCCCAATGACAAGATCCCGGCCCTCAACCGCTCCGCTCACCTGCTGTACTCTACCGACATCAACGCCGCCTGCCCCAACTCGGTCATCGAGGCGCTGGCCTGCGGGCTGCCCGTATTGGCCTACGATACAGGCGCGCTGAGCGAGCTGGTGCCCCCCGCCGCTGGCCGCCTGGTGGCGTACGGCGGGGACCCGTGGCAGCTGGATGCGCCAGATGCTCCCGCCCTGGCCGTGGCGGCGGCAGAGATGCTCACCGCACAGGACGCCCAGCAAGCCGCCCTGCGCCTGGCCGCCCGCGCCCACGCCGAAGCCCATCTTGGCCTCGAGCAAATGGTGGATGCGTACCTCGAGGCGCTGCGTGGCTAA
- a CDS encoding FkbM family methyltransferase — protein sequence MANPLLGLAAAAARLLPAPLKRGLYKLGPLSRGLRAALNRAAPRGLAQVTVAGGGLLGASLLLDMQSEKDYWLGTYEMELQHAIQHWVKPGQVVYDLGANVGYVSLLFARVVGEQGRVFAFEPLPANQQRLRQNLELNRGLSIQLVPAAAAERSGRGAFALHGSDDMGRLHAGGAAAKTIEVETIALDDFATTHPAPDLIKIDIEGAEVLALQGMQTLLRSAKPVLFIELHGYEAGRACWQLLEQAGYEMYWMDAVFTRIHAASELKKKSYIIARAA from the coding sequence GTGGCTAACCCGTTGCTGGGCCTGGCGGCAGCGGCCGCCCGCCTGCTACCTGCCCCGCTCAAACGCGGGCTGTATAAGCTCGGCCCGCTGAGCCGCGGCCTGCGCGCCGCCCTCAACCGTGCCGCACCGCGCGGGTTGGCCCAGGTCACGGTTGCGGGCGGCGGGTTACTGGGCGCAAGCCTGCTACTGGATATGCAATCTGAGAAAGATTATTGGCTCGGCACCTACGAAATGGAGTTGCAGCACGCCATCCAACACTGGGTCAAGCCCGGCCAGGTGGTGTACGACCTGGGCGCCAATGTCGGCTATGTCAGCCTGCTGTTCGCCCGCGTCGTTGGCGAGCAAGGCCGCGTCTTTGCCTTTGAGCCACTGCCCGCCAACCAGCAACGTCTGCGCCAGAATTTGGAGCTCAACCGGGGCTTGAGCATACAGCTGGTTCCGGCCGCCGCGGCCGAGCGCAGCGGCCGCGGCGCATTCGCCCTGCACGGCTCCGACGACATGGGCCGCCTGCACGCCGGCGGCGCCGCGGCCAAGACGATTGAAGTTGAAACAATTGCGTTGGATGATTTCGCCACAACACATCCTGCGCCCGATCTGATCAAAATTGATATAGAAGGCGCCGAAGTGCTGGCGCTGCAAGGCATGCAAACCCTTCTGCGCAGCGCCAAGCCTGTCTTGTTCATTGAATTACACGGCTACGAAGCTGGTCGCGCCTGCTGGCAATTGCTTGAGCAAGCTGGCTATGAAATGTATTGGATGGATGCTGTATTCACTCGCATCCATGCTGCCAGCGAACTAAAAAAGAAGAGCTACATCATTGCGAGGGCGGCATGA
- a CDS encoding glycosyltransferase codes for MSHFAGRLGIVQRVLPSYRAPFFDLLAKDADGLSVFAGQPRPGEAIRSAMHLDVAHWEPAFNLHIFSGPLYLCYQRGLLDWLQRLNPDALVVEANPRYLSTPQAIRWMKTHGRPVLGWGLGAPPLRGPLAGLRTERRLKFLQQFDGLIAYSQRGEAEYRALGLPAERIFVAPNAVAPRPNAPVQARNFDGPLTVLYVGRLQTRKRLDALLRACAALPAQHQPKLVLVGDGPARAELQQLAQRIYPNTQFTGHLQGEALEQRFAQAHLFVLPGTGGLAVQQAMAHGLPIIVAEGDGSQADLVDRTNGWLLPPGHEAALRAALAHALADPVSLQTKGAASYQRVQDTFNLERMAAAFIHAINTVKG; via the coding sequence ATGAGCCATTTTGCCGGCCGCCTCGGCATCGTGCAGCGCGTCCTGCCCAGTTACCGCGCCCCATTCTTCGACCTGCTGGCCAAAGATGCGGATGGCCTGAGCGTCTTCGCCGGGCAACCGCGCCCTGGCGAGGCTATTCGCTCGGCGATGCATCTGGATGTTGCCCATTGGGAACCTGCCTTCAATCTACACATATTCTCCGGCCCACTCTACTTGTGCTACCAGCGCGGCCTGTTGGATTGGCTGCAGCGTCTTAACCCAGACGCGCTGGTGGTCGAGGCCAACCCGCGCTACCTCAGCACACCGCAAGCCATCCGCTGGATGAAGACGCACGGCCGCCCCGTGCTTGGCTGGGGCCTCGGCGCGCCGCCCCTGCGCGGCCCGTTGGCAGGCCTGCGCACCGAGCGGCGCCTCAAATTCCTGCAACAGTTCGATGGCCTGATTGCCTACAGCCAGCGCGGCGAGGCCGAATACCGTGCCCTCGGCCTGCCTGCCGAACGCATCTTCGTCGCCCCCAACGCGGTTGCACCGCGCCCCAACGCACCGGTGCAGGCGCGCAACTTTGACGGGCCGCTGACCGTGCTGTACGTCGGACGCCTGCAAACCCGCAAGCGCCTGGATGCACTGCTGCGCGCCTGCGCCGCCCTGCCCGCCCAGCACCAGCCCAAGCTGGTGCTGGTGGGCGACGGGCCGGCCCGCGCCGAGCTGCAGCAACTGGCTCAGCGCATCTACCCCAACACCCAGTTCACTGGCCATCTGCAAGGCGAAGCACTGGAGCAGCGCTTCGCCCAGGCCCATCTCTTCGTGCTGCCCGGCACGGGAGGCCTGGCCGTGCAGCAGGCCATGGCGCATGGCCTGCCAATCATCGTCGCCGAGGGCGACGGCAGCCAGGCCGACTTAGTGGACCGCACGAACGGCTGGCTGCTGCCGCCCGGCCACGAAGCCGCGCTGCGCGCCGCCCTGGCACACGCCTTGGCCGATCCAGTTTCCCTGCAAACCAAAGGCGCAGCCTCATACCAGCGCGTGCAAGACACTTTCAATCTTGAGCGCATGGCAGCCGCCTTTATCCATGCCATTAACACGGTGAAGGGCTGA
- a CDS encoding glycosyltransferase family 4 protein — MRTPMRILFVADGRSPITQQWLAYFIEQGYQVHLASTFVCEAQPGLASLHHTPVAYSGAGGGRKAARGLLPTGLRTALRNLAGPLTLPGAAAGLQAVIRQVQPQLVHALRIPYEGMLAATAMQNSPLPLLLSVWGNDFTLHARSTPLMAAATRRALRRASGLLADTQRDLRLAQDLALPAGAPTLAVPGNGGVRRDLFHPPKQPFATPRIINPRGIRAYVRNDVFFKALSIVVKDVPELQVDCPAMANEPQAEAWVRQYGLQTHVNLLHKLTPADLAERYRHAQLMVSPSTHDGTPNTLLEAMACGLLPVAGDLDSIREWITPSENGLLVNPNDADALASAILHGLSDATLRSKAASLNSTLIAERADYHTGMRRAESFYQAILDRDSDV, encoded by the coding sequence ATGCGTACGCCAATGCGTATCCTCTTCGTGGCCGACGGCCGTTCGCCCATCACGCAGCAATGGCTGGCTTACTTCATTGAGCAAGGCTACCAGGTACACCTGGCCAGCACTTTTGTCTGCGAAGCCCAGCCCGGGCTGGCCTCGCTGCACCATACGCCCGTAGCCTACAGCGGCGCGGGCGGCGGGCGCAAAGCGGCCCGCGGCTTGCTGCCCACCGGCCTGCGTACCGCCCTGCGCAACCTGGCCGGCCCGCTCACGCTGCCGGGCGCGGCCGCCGGGTTGCAAGCTGTCATCCGCCAGGTACAGCCACAGCTGGTGCACGCTCTACGCATCCCCTACGAGGGCATGCTGGCCGCCACTGCCATGCAAAACAGCCCGCTGCCGTTGCTGCTTTCCGTCTGGGGCAATGATTTCACACTGCACGCCCGTAGCACGCCGCTCATGGCCGCCGCTACGCGGCGCGCCCTACGGCGCGCCAGCGGCCTACTGGCCGACACCCAGCGTGACCTGCGGCTGGCTCAAGACCTGGCCCTGCCGGCCGGCGCACCCACACTGGCTGTGCCGGGCAACGGTGGAGTGCGCCGCGACCTGTTCCACCCGCCCAAACAACCCTTCGCCACGCCGCGCATCATCAACCCGCGCGGCATACGCGCCTACGTGCGCAACGATGTCTTCTTCAAGGCGCTCTCAATCGTAGTGAAAGATGTGCCTGAATTACAAGTGGACTGCCCTGCGATGGCGAACGAGCCGCAGGCCGAGGCCTGGGTGCGCCAGTATGGCCTCCAAACCCACGTGAACCTACTGCACAAGCTGACGCCCGCTGACCTGGCCGAACGATACCGCCACGCCCAGCTCATGGTCTCGCCCAGCACGCACGACGGCACGCCCAACACCCTGCTCGAAGCGATGGCCTGCGGCTTGCTGCCGGTAGCCGGCGACCTGGACTCCATTCGTGAATGGATCACGCCCAGCGAGAATGGCCTGCTGGTGAACCCCAACGATGCGGATGCGCTGGCCTCCGCCATCCTGCACGGATTGAGTGATGCGACCTTGCGAAGCAAAGCCGCATCGCTCAATAGCACGCTCATCGCTGAGCGCGCCGACTATCACACGGGCATGCGCCGCGCTGAGTCGTTCTACCAAGCCATCCTCGACCGTGACAGCGATGTATGA
- the lpdA gene encoding dihydrolipoyl dehydrogenase, with translation MANYDVLVIGAGPGGYVAAIRAAQLGKKVGIVDREFLGGVCLNVGCIPSKALLKNAEIAHTLRHRGEEFGFSFDNLKLDYGAAVKRSRQVSERLVKGVEFLMKKNKIDVIWGTGKLAAKDTVSVTSKDGETEQHKAKDIIIATGASAINVPGVEPDGKQVLTYWEAILQETLPKSAVVVGGGAIGLEFATVWGSYGVDVTLVEMLDRIAPLEDEEVSKELAKQMGKNGVAVKTGTKLEKVEKGKGGVKVTVSGKDGQETIEAEQILMAIGFRPNTKDLGLEAVGVKLGQRGEIEIDDRMATSVPGIWAVGDVTAKLMLAHVGSAQGIVCAENIAGVETVKLDYRMMPRATYCHPQVASFGLTEAQAKEAGYQVKVGRFNFQANGKALGLGDYSGWVKLVTDERYGEILGAHMIGPEVTELLPELTIAQMAELTAAEVARNVHAHPSLSEVLMEVAHAAEGQAIHM, from the coding sequence ATGGCAAATTATGACGTTTTAGTGATCGGCGCTGGCCCGGGTGGCTATGTAGCCGCTATCCGCGCTGCCCAGTTGGGCAAGAAGGTCGGCATCGTTGACCGCGAGTTCCTCGGCGGGGTGTGTCTCAACGTGGGCTGCATCCCTTCCAAGGCGCTGCTTAAGAATGCTGAGATCGCCCACACCCTGCGCCACCGCGGCGAGGAGTTTGGCTTCAGCTTTGACAATCTCAAGCTGGACTACGGCGCGGCGGTCAAACGCAGCCGCCAGGTGTCTGAGCGCCTGGTCAAGGGCGTTGAGTTCCTGATGAAGAAGAACAAGATCGATGTCATCTGGGGCACGGGCAAACTGGCCGCCAAGGACACCGTCTCGGTCACCAGCAAGGACGGCGAGACCGAGCAGCACAAGGCCAAAGACATCATCATTGCCACCGGTGCCAGCGCCATCAATGTGCCCGGTGTGGAGCCGGACGGCAAGCAGGTGCTCACCTATTGGGAAGCCATTTTGCAGGAAACCCTGCCCAAGTCCGCCGTCGTAGTGGGAGGTGGCGCCATCGGCCTGGAATTTGCCACAGTGTGGGGCTCCTACGGAGTGGACGTGACCCTGGTGGAGATGCTCGACCGCATCGCCCCGCTGGAAGACGAAGAGGTCAGCAAAGAGCTGGCCAAGCAGATGGGCAAGAACGGCGTCGCAGTCAAGACCGGCACCAAGCTTGAGAAAGTGGAAAAGGGCAAGGGTGGCGTCAAAGTCACCGTATCCGGCAAGGACGGTCAGGAGACGATCGAGGCTGAGCAGATCCTGATGGCGATCGGCTTCCGCCCCAACACCAAGGACCTGGGTCTCGAAGCGGTTGGCGTGAAACTGGGCCAGCGCGGCGAGATCGAGATCGATGACCGTATGGCCACCAGCGTACCCGGTATCTGGGCCGTGGGCGATGTGACCGCCAAGCTTATGCTGGCCCATGTAGGCTCCGCGCAGGGCATTGTGTGCGCCGAGAACATTGCCGGCGTGGAAACGGTGAAGTTGGACTATCGCATGATGCCGCGTGCTACCTATTGCCACCCGCAGGTGGCTTCGTTCGGCCTGACCGAAGCGCAGGCCAAGGAAGCCGGCTACCAGGTGAAGGTCGGCCGCTTCAACTTCCAGGCCAATGGCAAGGCCCTCGGCCTGGGCGACTACTCCGGCTGGGTCAAGCTGGTGACCGATGAGCGCTACGGTGAGATCCTTGGCGCCCACATGATCGGCCCCGAGGTCACCGAGCTGCTGCCTGAGCTGACCATCGCCCAGATGGCCGAGTTGACCGCCGCCGAGGTGGCGCGCAATGTGCACGCCCACCCCAGCCTGAGCGAAGTGCTGATGGAAGTGGCCCACGCCGCCGAAGGGCAAGCCATTCACATGTAA
- a CDS encoding 2-oxo acid dehydrogenase subunit E2 yields the protein MAVKVTLPQMGEGVTDATVTKWIKKEGEQVKEYDPLVEVNTDKVDTEIPSPASGTILKILQAEGAVVPVNAILVWIGEPGESVPEEDGGAPAAAAPKPAAAQPVPAALQPVPAAAQPTPVPSQGVVKPTPAPLQPQLQPAPVAHQPAPATAGGPVSALAAKVAAEHGVNLAAVQGSGPGGRITKEDVLAAAQSGTARFAPGGQPPAASGPVSLPTFDGHNMATFLSPVVRKLAAEHNIDVSRIRGTGEGGRVTKADVEAALANGHIPVQFAAPSAQQTAAAKPQFPPAFPEAIPGTVMKLNPVRRAIAEHMVRSKHTSPHVTTVMEVDMSAISRHRAANKAAFAQQSVNLTFTAYFVNAIVAACNAYPIVNSSWSDEGVAVHSAVNIGVATALEPDGLIVPVVKNAGSMTLLDMARAVNDLSGRARGKQLKTDEVQGGTITLTNHGTSGSLFATPIINQPQCAIIGTGAIQKRAVVINDAIAIRPMAYITLTFDHRILDGAVADYFLGTIKFTLENWA from the coding sequence ATGGCTGTGAAAGTCACCCTCCCGCAGATGGGCGAGGGCGTCACTGACGCCACCGTCACCAAATGGATCAAAAAAGAAGGCGAGCAGGTCAAGGAATATGACCCGTTGGTCGAGGTCAACACCGATAAGGTGGATACCGAGATCCCCAGCCCCGCCAGCGGCACGATCCTCAAGATATTGCAGGCTGAAGGCGCGGTCGTGCCTGTGAACGCCATCCTGGTGTGGATCGGCGAACCCGGCGAAAGCGTGCCGGAGGAAGATGGCGGCGCTCCCGCGGCCGCGGCGCCCAAGCCGGCAGCGGCGCAGCCCGTGCCGGCCGCCTTGCAGCCCGTTCCGGCGGCTGCACAACCCACGCCTGTGCCAAGTCAAGGTGTAGTGAAGCCCACCCCGGCGCCACTACAACCACAACTACAACCCGCACCTGTAGCCCACCAGCCCGCACCGGCCACCGCAGGTGGCCCGGTATCGGCCCTGGCGGCCAAAGTGGCCGCCGAGCACGGCGTCAACCTGGCGGCAGTGCAGGGCAGCGGCCCCGGCGGCCGCATTACCAAGGAAGATGTGCTGGCTGCGGCCCAGTCGGGTACCGCCCGCTTTGCGCCCGGCGGCCAGCCGCCTGCCGCCAGCGGCCCGGTATCGCTGCCCACGTTTGACGGGCACAACATGGCTACCTTCCTCTCGCCAGTGGTGCGCAAGCTGGCCGCTGAGCACAATATTGACGTTAGCCGCATCCGCGGCACGGGTGAAGGCGGCCGCGTGACCAAGGCCGACGTAGAAGCTGCGTTGGCCAATGGCCACATACCAGTGCAGTTTGCCGCGCCTTCGGCGCAACAAACTGCCGCGGCGAAGCCGCAATTTCCACCCGCGTTCCCCGAGGCCATCCCCGGCACGGTGATGAAGCTCAACCCGGTGCGCCGCGCCATTGCCGAGCACATGGTGCGCAGCAAGCACACTTCGCCGCATGTCACCACTGTCATGGAAGTCGACATGAGCGCGATCAGCCGCCACCGCGCCGCCAACAAAGCCGCCTTTGCCCAACAGAGTGTCAATCTCACCTTCACGGCTTATTTCGTCAATGCCATTGTGGCGGCCTGCAACGCCTATCCCATCGTCAACTCTTCGTGGAGCGACGAGGGCGTAGCGGTGCACAGCGCTGTCAACATTGGCGTCGCCACCGCGCTGGAGCCGGACGGCCTGATCGTGCCGGTGGTCAAGAACGCCGGCAGCATGACCCTGCTGGATATGGCCCGCGCCGTCAACGACCTTTCGGGCCGCGCCCGCGGCAAGCAGCTCAAGACCGATGAAGTGCAGGGCGGCACGATCACGCTCACCAATCACGGCACCAGCGGCTCGCTGTTCGCCACGCCTATCATCAATCAGCCGCAATGCGCCATCATCGGCACCGGGGCCATTCAGAAGCGCGCCGTGGTCATCAACGACGCCATCGCCATCCGCCCCATGGCCTACATCACCCTCACCTTCGACCATCGCATCCTTGACGGAGCGGTGGCTGATTATTTCCTCGGCACCATCAAATTCACACTGGAGAATTGGGCCTAG
- a CDS encoding aminotransferase class I/II-fold pyridoxal phosphate-dependent enzyme: MKYQFFNDYSEGAHPKILERLAASNLQQMTGYGEDALSLQAQTMIQEAIGNPKAAVHFVSGGTQANLLCLASMLRPYESVIAPNSGHINVHEAGAVEATGHKIETIASQDGKLHPQALHQLLGAPRDEHVTKPKVVFISHASEVGTIYSKTELEALRAFCLQHGLYLYLDGARIGSALTAKDSDLSLADIAALTDMLYIGGTKNGALLGEAIIITNPALQPEFRWHIKQRGALLAKGRVVGAQFLELFADELYFELAQHANRMAEQLADGLQELGFAFLTPPQTNQIFPILPDELIAQLQQEYGFYVWAPASEGMSAIRLVTSWATEEQAVQEFLEDARGLA, from the coding sequence ATGAAGTACCAGTTCTTCAACGACTACTCCGAAGGCGCTCACCCCAAGATCCTGGAACGCCTGGCCGCCAGCAACCTGCAGCAAATGACCGGCTATGGCGAAGACGCGCTTTCGCTGCAGGCACAGACTATGATCCAGGAGGCGATCGGCAATCCGAAAGCGGCGGTGCACTTTGTCTCTGGGGGCACGCAGGCGAATTTGCTGTGCCTGGCCTCCATGCTGCGGCCATATGAATCCGTGATCGCGCCAAACAGCGGGCACATCAATGTGCACGAGGCCGGGGCGGTGGAAGCCACCGGCCACAAGATCGAGACCATCGCCAGCCAGGATGGTAAGCTGCACCCGCAGGCGCTACACCAGCTACTCGGCGCCCCGCGCGACGAGCATGTAACCAAACCCAAGGTGGTGTTCATATCACACGCCAGCGAAGTGGGCACGATCTATTCCAAAACTGAGCTGGAAGCCTTGCGAGCCTTCTGTTTGCAGCACGGCCTGTACTTGTATCTGGACGGCGCGCGCATCGGCTCGGCGCTGACCGCCAAAGACAGCGACCTGAGCCTGGCTGATATTGCCGCGCTGACCGATATGCTCTACATCGGCGGCACCAAGAACGGGGCTCTGCTGGGCGAGGCGATCATCATTACCAATCCGGCCCTGCAGCCCGAATTTCGCTGGCACATCAAACAGCGCGGCGCGCTGCTTGCCAAGGGCCGCGTGGTCGGCGCCCAATTCCTGGAGCTGTTCGCCGACGAGTTGTATTTTGAGTTGGCCCAGCACGCCAACCGCATGGCTGAGCAGCTGGCCGATGGGCTGCAGGAATTAGGTTTCGCTTTTCTGACGCCGCCACAGACCAACCAGATCTTCCCGATCCTGCCGGATGAGTTGATCGCACAGTTGCAGCAAGAGTACGGCTTCTATGTGTGGGCGCCAGCGAGCGAGGGCATGTCGGCGATACGCCTGGTGACCTCATGGGCGACCGAGGAACAGGCCGTGCAGGAATTTTTAGAGGATGCGCGCGGGTTGGCCTAG
- a CDS encoding 4Fe-4S dicluster domain-containing protein, translating into MLTLPEKIIFFIAAAASGYAALQVALRVVRIIGRGHGKPDWSLIPKRLLPTGVKAVALTPTWRKRLLVSVLHAMVVWAFMFYLLVNIGDVLEALIPNFVFLGQGVIGNVYRLLADLLTVAGISGMLALLARRFVLRPRELTTRESTLLHPKARAGIRRDSLIVGLFIVFHLGGRFLGNSFKLALHGADPWQPLSSAAAQLWAGLSPAAQTVGEHVGFWLAIGLIMAFFPYFLYSKHIHIFMAPLNFLLRPERPAPGALDRLNFDDNTIEQFGATRVEDFAWHQILDGYACIMCNRCQDACPAYNTGKVLSPAALEINKRYFLNQEGGRLAAGEASSQTLLEFAITEEAVLACTACGACTDICPVGNDPMRDIMDIRRSMVLMEDKAPAQWQTAFRGMERSMNPWNVPPTERMKWAEGLNVQTVEQNPDPEVLWWVGCAPATDPRAQETAKALAKVLHAANVNFAVLGQNEQCTGDSARRAGNEFLFNELATANVEMLNEVAPKRILTTCPHCMHTLKNEYGQFGGHYEVVHHTSYIDELINGGRLRVKAGPDTQTAMHDPCYLGRQNDVVIEPRNVLNAVNADLVEMAKTKKQSFCCGAGGAQMWKEEEHGTTRVNSERIRQAQEVGADTLAVGCPYCMIMLSDAAKTDAPQMRVRDVVEIVFENLDD; encoded by the coding sequence ATGCTGACACTCCCTGAAAAGATCATATTCTTCATTGCCGCCGCAGCCAGCGGCTACGCCGCCCTGCAAGTGGCCTTGCGCGTGGTGCGCATCATCGGGCGCGGGCATGGCAAGCCGGATTGGTCGCTCATCCCCAAGCGGTTGCTGCCCACTGGCGTCAAAGCCGTGGCGCTCACCCCTACCTGGCGCAAGCGCCTGCTGGTGAGCGTGCTGCACGCCATGGTGGTGTGGGCCTTCATGTTCTATCTGCTGGTCAATATCGGCGATGTGCTCGAGGCGTTGATCCCCAACTTTGTGTTCCTGGGGCAGGGCGTGATCGGCAATGTGTATCGCCTGCTGGCCGACCTGCTGACCGTGGCCGGCATCAGTGGCATGCTGGCCTTGCTGGCGCGCCGCTTCGTGCTGCGCCCGCGCGAGCTGACCACGCGTGAAAGCACCCTGCTGCACCCCAAGGCGCGTGCCGGCATCCGCCGCGACTCGCTCATCGTGGGCCTGTTCATCGTCTTCCATCTGGGCGGCCGGTTCCTGGGCAACAGCTTCAAGCTGGCCCTGCATGGGGCCGACCCGTGGCAGCCGCTGTCTTCGGCTGCGGCCCAGCTGTGGGCCGGGCTGTCGCCTGCCGCTCAAACCGTTGGCGAGCATGTCGGTTTCTGGCTCGCCATTGGCCTCATCATGGCCTTCTTCCCGTACTTCCTGTATTCCAAGCACATCCATATCTTCATGGCGCCGCTCAACTTTCTGCTGCGCCCTGAGCGCCCAGCCCCGGGTGCGCTGGATAGGCTGAACTTTGACGACAACACCATCGAGCAGTTTGGCGCCACGCGGGTAGAAGATTTCGCCTGGCATCAAATTCTGGATGGCTATGCCTGCATCATGTGCAATCGCTGTCAGGACGCCTGCCCGGCCTACAACACCGGCAAAGTGCTCTCCCCGGCTGCGCTGGAAATTAACAAGCGCTATTTCCTCAATCAAGAGGGCGGCCGCCTGGCGGCCGGCGAAGCCAGCAGCCAAACCCTGCTCGAATTTGCCATCACCGAAGAAGCCGTGCTGGCCTGCACGGCCTGCGGCGCCTGCACGGACATTTGCCCCGTGGGCAACGACCCGATGCGCGACATTATGGACATCCGCCGCTCGATGGTGCTGATGGAAGACAAGGCGCCTGCCCAATGGCAGACTGCCTTTCGCGGCATGGAACGCAGCATGAACCCGTGGAATGTGCCGCCCACCGAGCGCATGAAGTGGGCTGAGGGACTGAACGTGCAGACGGTGGAACAGAACCCTGACCCCGAGGTTTTATGGTGGGTCGGCTGTGCCCCGGCAACTGACCCGCGCGCCCAGGAGACGGCCAAGGCCCTGGCCAAGGTGCTGCACGCCGCCAATGTGAACTTCGCCGTGCTGGGCCAGAACGAGCAGTGCACAGGCGACTCGGCTCGCCGTGCTGGCAATGAGTTCCTGTTCAATGAGCTTGCCACCGCTAACGTGGAGATGCTCAACGAAGTTGCCCCCAAGCGCATCCTGACCACCTGCCCGCATTGCATGCACACCCTGAAGAACGAATACGGCCAGTTTGGCGGCCACTACGAAGTGGTGCACCACACCAGCTATATTGATGAGCTGATCAACGGCGGCCGCCTGAGGGTGAAAGCCGGGCCGGATACTCAAACCGCTATGCACGACCCGTGCTATCTGGGGCGTCAGAACGATGTGGTCATTGAGCCGCGCAATGTGCTCAACGCGGTCAACGCCGATCTTGTAGAGATGGCCAAGACCAAGAAACAATCCTTCTGCTGCGGCGCCGGCGGCGCCCAGATGTGGAAGGAAGAAGAGCACGGCACCACCCGCGTGAACAGCGAGCGTATTCGCCAGGCGCAGGAAGTGGGCGCCGACACGCTGGCAGTAGGCTGCCCCTACTGCATGATCATGCTCTCGGACGCCGCCAAGACCGATGCACCACAGATGCGCGTGCGCGATGTGGTCGAGATCGTGTTCGAGAATTTAGACGACTAG